A DNA window from Luteolibacter luteus contains the following coding sequences:
- a CDS encoding GlxA family transcriptional regulator, translating into MKRKEASNRRIVLLVMPPVRELDLVGIVDVFASANRLLPADRHYQIEVVTTSREANIAGMQGLSFAGGKYYSGVKGAIDTLLVPGGGGVETGVPTAAVLSWLRRQAEISRRVGSICTGAFMLAHAGLLDGRRATTHWSFAQELASRFPAVKVDAAPIWIREDKFYSSAGVTSGIDLCLALVEEDHGRAIALEVARKLVVFLCRPGNQAQFSVSLQQQAAESRPLRDLQMWILDHLGADLSIPALAARVAMSERNFQRVFTREIGKSPAHYVEEVRIEAVRRRLERSTESIEEIARACGFGSADVMGRCFHRRLNSTPAEYRSRFRSSGAGSSSSDKGRTKGMA; encoded by the coding sequence ATGAAACGGAAAGAAGCCTCGAACCGTCGGATCGTGCTTCTCGTGATGCCGCCGGTTCGCGAGCTGGATCTGGTTGGCATCGTGGATGTGTTCGCTTCTGCGAACCGCCTGCTTCCTGCTGACCGGCATTATCAGATCGAGGTGGTGACGACTTCGCGCGAAGCGAACATCGCGGGGATGCAGGGGCTTTCCTTCGCGGGTGGGAAATACTATTCGGGGGTGAAGGGAGCCATCGACACCTTGCTCGTGCCCGGTGGGGGCGGTGTGGAGACCGGGGTGCCCACGGCCGCGGTCCTTTCATGGCTGCGGCGGCAGGCGGAGATTTCGCGGCGTGTTGGCTCGATCTGCACGGGTGCCTTCATGCTTGCGCATGCGGGGTTGCTTGATGGGCGTCGTGCCACCACGCACTGGTCCTTCGCACAGGAGCTTGCGTCACGCTTTCCGGCAGTGAAGGTGGATGCGGCACCGATCTGGATCCGCGAAGACAAGTTCTACAGCTCCGCCGGGGTTACTTCAGGGATCGACCTCTGCCTCGCACTGGTAGAAGAGGATCACGGGCGGGCCATCGCATTGGAGGTGGCGCGCAAGCTGGTGGTCTTTCTCTGCCGTCCTGGGAATCAGGCGCAATTCAGTGTCTCGCTTCAACAGCAGGCAGCCGAGAGCCGGCCTCTCCGCGACTTGCAGATGTGGATACTGGATCATCTCGGCGCGGATCTTTCGATTCCTGCATTGGCCGCACGCGTCGCCATGAGCGAACGGAATTTCCAGCGTGTCTTCACCCGTGAGATTGGGAAGTCACCGGCCCACTACGTGGAGGAAGTCCGCATCGAAGCGGTGAGGCGCAGGCTCGAGCGATCAACAGAGAGCATCGAGGAGATCGCGCGTGCCTGCGGCTTCGGCAGCGCGGATGTGATGGGGAGGTGTTTCCACCGGCGTCTTAATTCCACCCCGGCAGAGTATCGTTCCCGATTCCGTTCTTCGGGCGCGGGCAGCAGTTCGTCTGACAAGGGGAGGACCAAAGGCATGGCGTAA
- a CDS encoding HD domain-containing protein, producing the protein MKHRIADIIIPDSKLATEATELLREHGTELLYNHSLRVFIFAALRGEREKMKYDPELLYISAIFHDLGLVPPYSSPDERFEVDGANAARTFLQQHGIPEQTADIAWDAIALHTTPGITKWKKPEVALLANGVKLDVVGVGYEELSREQREEIVAAFPRPNFKQEIVRAFFDGISHKPFTCYGNIKADVCERLLPGYKRPNFVEMIENSPWAE; encoded by the coding sequence ATGAAACATCGAATCGCCGATATCATCATCCCCGATAGCAAGTTGGCCACCGAAGCTACGGAATTGCTCCGCGAGCACGGTACCGAGCTGCTCTACAACCACTCGCTCCGCGTCTTCATCTTCGCCGCCCTGCGCGGAGAACGTGAGAAGATGAAGTATGATCCGGAACTGCTCTACATCAGCGCCATCTTCCACGACCTCGGGTTGGTGCCGCCCTACAGCAGTCCGGACGAGCGTTTCGAGGTAGACGGCGCGAATGCCGCCCGCACTTTCCTCCAGCAGCACGGAATCCCCGAGCAGACTGCGGACATCGCCTGGGATGCGATCGCGCTGCATACCACACCGGGCATCACGAAGTGGAAAAAGCCCGAGGTGGCCTTGCTGGCGAATGGTGTGAAACTCGACGTTGTGGGGGTGGGCTACGAAGAGCTTTCGCGGGAGCAGCGCGAGGAAATCGTGGCTGCGTTTCCGAGGCCGAACTTCAAGCAGGAGATCGTGCGCGCTTTCTTTGATGGCATCTCGCACAAGCCCTTCACCTGCTACGGCAACATCAAGGCGGACGTCTGCGAACGACTCCTGCCGGGATACAAGAGGCCGAACTTTGTCGAGATGATCGAGAACTCGCCTTGGGCGGAGTGA
- the blaOXA gene encoding class D beta-lactamase, translating into MKLIALLSPLIFASSAFGQAPQPAAIQNIPSLGEHFNQVDTTGTFLLQDPKTGVLKGWNPERAAKRYIPASTFKIANSLIGLETGAVKSVDEVLPYGGKPQMFKEWEQDLPLRKAIEISAVPIYQELARRIGQERMAKGVASLDYGNMKTGEVVDRFWLDGPLEISAVEQVRFISRLLTDKLPLKPETLKTVREIVSRETAGDTVIHFKTGWCTATKPQIGWIVGWIEKGESNYPFALNIDMADLKDAPKRMEILKACIKSEDVL; encoded by the coding sequence GTGAAGCTGATCGCCCTTCTCTCACCCTTGATCTTTGCATCCTCCGCCTTCGGACAAGCTCCGCAGCCTGCGGCAATTCAGAACATCCCGTCACTCGGCGAGCATTTCAACCAAGTCGACACTACCGGCACCTTCCTGCTGCAGGACCCGAAAACCGGAGTCCTCAAAGGCTGGAATCCGGAGCGCGCAGCCAAACGCTACATCCCGGCTTCCACCTTCAAAATCGCGAACTCGCTGATCGGACTCGAAACCGGTGCCGTGAAAAGCGTGGACGAAGTGCTGCCCTACGGCGGAAAACCCCAGATGTTCAAGGAATGGGAGCAGGACCTCCCGCTTCGCAAGGCAATCGAGATCTCCGCCGTTCCAATTTACCAGGAGCTCGCCCGCCGCATCGGCCAAGAGCGAATGGCGAAAGGTGTCGCTTCCCTCGACTACGGAAACATGAAGACCGGAGAAGTCGTGGACCGTTTCTGGCTCGATGGCCCCTTGGAAATCTCCGCGGTTGAGCAAGTCCGCTTCATCAGCCGCCTGCTCACCGACAAGCTGCCACTGAAGCCGGAGACCCTGAAGACGGTCCGCGAAATCGTCTCGCGTGAAACAGCTGGCGATACGGTGATCCACTTCAAGACCGGTTGGTGCACCGCCACCAAGCCACAGATCGGTTGGATCGTCGGATGGATCGAAAAGGGCGAGTCGAACTACCCCTTCGCGCTAAACATCGACATGGCCGATCTGAAGGATGCTCCCAAGCGCATGGAGATTCTGAAAGCCTGCATCAAGAGCGAGGACGTGCTCTAG
- a CDS encoding sugar O-acetyltransferase, with protein sequence MGEKSEKEKMLAGELYLAFGEELFNERQHAKKLCRHFNATTEEQMPERSGFLNDLLGSCGTNAFIEPPFRCDYGYNIHVGDNFYANYDLIILDVCEVRIGHNCFIAPRVSIFTAGHPLDAPTRISGLEFGKPVTIGDNVWIGGHAVINPGVTIGSNVVVAAGAVVTKDVPDNVVVAGVPAKVIRQLDVAG encoded by the coding sequence ATGGGAGAAAAGTCCGAGAAGGAGAAAATGCTGGCCGGCGAGCTCTACCTGGCCTTTGGCGAAGAGCTTTTCAACGAGCGCCAGCATGCGAAGAAGCTGTGCCGCCATTTCAATGCGACGACGGAAGAGCAGATGCCGGAGCGCTCAGGCTTTCTCAATGATCTGTTGGGAAGCTGCGGGACGAATGCCTTCATCGAGCCGCCTTTCCGCTGCGACTACGGCTACAACATCCACGTAGGCGACAATTTCTATGCGAACTACGACCTGATCATCCTGGACGTCTGCGAGGTGAGGATCGGGCACAATTGTTTCATCGCGCCCCGAGTTTCGATCTTCACGGCAGGCCACCCTTTGGACGCGCCGACGAGGATCAGTGGCTTGGAATTCGGCAAGCCGGTTACGATCGGCGACAATGTCTGGATCGGCGGACATGCGGTGATCAATCCGGGCGTGACGATCGGGAGCAACGTGGTCGTCGCCGCAGGGGCGGTGGTGACGAAGGATGTGCCGGACAACGTGGTGGTGGCGGGAGTGCCTGCGAAGGTGATCCGGCAGTTGGATGTGGCAGGATGA
- a CDS encoding lipocalin family protein: protein MAKVDVSRYVGKWYEIARYPQWFQKDCVSATADYSRNKDGTVKVVNTCIRADGSQRSITGVAKPVDAEANRFQVSFPGNWYSKLIPVPEEGNYWVIDVTPGYQQAIVGTPDRKSLWFLSRSPRVPETVFEKMKSTAKEQGFDPAKLEIDAHAKIGG, encoded by the coding sequence ATGGCAAAGGTGGACGTGAGCCGCTATGTGGGGAAGTGGTATGAGATCGCACGCTATCCCCAGTGGTTTCAGAAGGACTGTGTCTCGGCTACGGCGGATTATTCGAGGAACAAGGATGGCACGGTCAAAGTGGTGAACACCTGCATCCGTGCCGATGGCTCACAGCGCTCGATCACGGGTGTGGCAAAACCGGTTGATGCGGAGGCGAATCGTTTTCAAGTGAGCTTCCCGGGGAATTGGTATTCGAAGCTGATTCCGGTTCCAGAGGAGGGCAACTACTGGGTGATCGATGTCACTCCCGGCTATCAGCAGGCGATCGTCGGCACCCCGGATCGCAAGAGCCTCTGGTTTCTTTCTCGCTCGCCGCGGGTGCCGGAGACGGTCTTTGAGAAGATGAAGTCGACCGCAAAGGAGCAGGGCTTTGATCCGGCAAAGCTAGAGATAGATGCCCATGCCAAGATCGGGGGCTGA
- a CDS encoding VOC family protein has protein sequence MISKVTGITESALYVDDLERSVQFYESLLGATQLIHETGRFCALRIVPGQVLLLFLRGSSTEPSDLGFGTIIGHDGSGPLHVCFGIKSEELKNWEDRLAELGIRVESRVDWPRGATSLYFRDPDGHAVELATPGLWPDEA, from the coding sequence ATGATTTCCAAGGTAACGGGCATCACCGAGAGCGCGCTCTATGTCGACGATCTGGAGCGGTCGGTGCAATTCTACGAGAGTTTGCTGGGTGCCACCCAGCTCATCCATGAAACAGGGCGTTTCTGCGCGCTGCGGATCGTACCCGGGCAAGTGTTGCTTCTTTTTCTGCGCGGCTCCTCAACCGAGCCCTCCGACCTCGGCTTTGGCACCATCATCGGTCATGACGGTTCCGGCCCCCTCCACGTTTGCTTCGGGATCAAGTCGGAAGAGCTGAAAAACTGGGAAGACCGCCTGGCAGAGCTCGGAATTCGCGTAGAAAGCCGGGTCGATTGGCCTCGAGGTGCGACAAGCCTTTACTTTCGCGATCCGGACGGGCATGCCGTGGAACTCGCCACGCCCGGGCTGTGGCCCGACGAAGCATGA
- a CDS encoding serine hydrolase domain-containing protein has translation MQPISRRTCLQRLALTLSATAIPTAARSEEIIAPTDAEKEIISKIAREFMEKHEAPGLSVSFSYRDQVSYSIGFGMADVEKKDEMTPRHLFRIASIAKPLTAVGIYKLIEQGKLKPEDHIFGDGGLLQVRGLKKLPEGVEDITLHHLLTHTCGGWQNDGNDPMFRHPDLDHRELIATTLREQPLKNAPGSSYAYSNFGYCLLGRVIEKSSGKSYATFMEDTILKPSGVKDMKISGNTREDRAKDEVIYYGQNGEDPYHMNVRRMDSHGGWLATPEDIVRVFNHCSGAGAASTLLRADTVKSMLTASNANPGYASGWAVNEARHRWHSGSLPGTSTIAVRTSGGMCWAGFANARNKDIALALDQMMWQMAKAVPAWQA, from the coding sequence ATGCAGCCCATCAGCCGACGCACCTGCCTGCAACGCCTTGCCCTCACTCTTTCCGCCACCGCCATCCCCACCGCGGCGAGATCGGAAGAAATCATCGCGCCCACAGATGCCGAGAAGGAGATCATCTCGAAGATCGCTCGGGAGTTCATGGAGAAGCATGAGGCGCCCGGGCTCTCGGTCTCCTTCTCCTATCGGGATCAGGTTTCCTATTCGATCGGCTTCGGCATGGCCGATGTGGAGAAGAAGGACGAAATGACTCCGCGCCACCTCTTCCGCATCGCCAGCATCGCGAAGCCGCTTACCGCCGTCGGCATCTACAAGCTGATCGAGCAGGGCAAGCTGAAGCCGGAGGACCACATCTTTGGAGATGGTGGGCTTCTGCAGGTGAGAGGACTGAAGAAACTGCCCGAGGGCGTGGAAGACATCACCCTTCACCACCTGCTCACCCACACCTGCGGTGGCTGGCAGAATGATGGAAATGACCCCATGTTCCGGCATCCGGATCTGGATCATCGCGAGCTGATCGCCACGACGCTGCGCGAGCAACCGCTGAAGAACGCCCCCGGCAGTAGCTACGCCTACTCCAATTTCGGCTACTGCTTGTTAGGCCGGGTGATTGAGAAGAGCAGCGGCAAAAGCTACGCCACCTTCATGGAGGACACCATTCTCAAGCCCAGTGGCGTGAAGGATATGAAAATCTCGGGGAACACCCGCGAGGACCGTGCGAAAGACGAAGTGATCTACTACGGTCAGAATGGAGAAGACCCCTATCACATGAATGTCCGCCGCATGGATTCCCACGGTGGCTGGCTGGCCACGCCGGAGGATATCGTGCGCGTTTTCAACCACTGCTCCGGAGCCGGCGCCGCCTCCACGCTCCTGCGCGCGGACACCGTGAAAAGCATGCTCACCGCCAGCAATGCGAATCCAGGCTATGCCAGCGGCTGGGCGGTCAATGAAGCACGTCACCGCTGGCACAGCGGCAGCCTTCCCGGAACCTCAACCATCGCGGTGAGGACTTCCGGAGGGATGTGTTGGGCGGGATTCGCCAACGCCCGCAACAAAGACATCGCTTTGGCGTTGGATCAGATGATGTGGCAGATGGCGAAGGCCGTTCCTGCCTGGCAAGCCTGA
- a CDS encoding BPSS1187 family protein — protein sequence MLRLLIATAALASPIANAESKPDIPPKRYDLKARASEIDAQAKEHPEINFTFGTKEKPADLEHACVDTRVPDQGKLVIWLMGHNQGLFERVSGYGLHAIQVHYANGWFSKLYSGPPPQDDLFLSKVRLEAATGQDSSDAVSIPKTDSIMGRSLQFVKWLDRTNPQGNWKQFLNADGSDLQWDKVILSGISHGSTTAARMAKQVRVDRVVMFSGPRDQYESWQSLPSATPGNRYFAFTHILDDGWTNDHYCRSWLMLRLNEYGPVVNVENASPPYGHSRRLVTDADVGGDANRAHSGVVPGGAATKDSKGRYIHEEVWKYLFTHPVENTGEAMTPDEDCQMDQRK from the coding sequence ATGCTCCGACTACTCATTGCCACTGCCGCTCTCGCCAGCCCGATCGCGAACGCCGAAAGCAAGCCCGATATCCCCCCCAAGCGCTACGACCTGAAGGCGCGCGCCAGCGAAATCGATGCACAGGCAAAGGAGCATCCGGAGATCAATTTCACCTTCGGCACCAAGGAGAAGCCCGCCGATCTGGAGCATGCCTGCGTGGACACGCGGGTGCCCGACCAGGGCAAGCTGGTCATCTGGCTGATGGGGCACAACCAAGGCCTCTTCGAGCGTGTGTCCGGCTACGGCCTCCACGCCATCCAGGTCCACTACGCAAATGGCTGGTTCTCGAAGCTCTACTCGGGCCCGCCTCCACAGGATGACCTCTTCCTTTCCAAGGTGCGGTTGGAAGCGGCCACCGGACAGGACAGCAGCGATGCCGTTTCCATTCCGAAGACGGACAGCATCATGGGACGTTCCCTACAGTTCGTGAAATGGCTGGATCGCACGAACCCGCAGGGCAACTGGAAGCAATTTCTCAATGCCGATGGCTCCGACCTGCAATGGGACAAGGTGATTCTCTCGGGAATTTCGCACGGTTCCACCACGGCTGCCCGCATGGCGAAGCAGGTAAGGGTCGACCGCGTGGTAATGTTCTCCGGCCCCCGGGATCAGTATGAGTCTTGGCAATCGCTTCCCTCCGCCACACCGGGCAATCGTTACTTTGCCTTCACCCACATCCTCGATGATGGTTGGACGAACGACCACTACTGCCGGTCCTGGCTGATGCTCCGCCTGAACGAGTACGGTCCCGTGGTGAATGTAGAGAATGCCTCACCTCCCTATGGTCATTCGCGCCGCCTCGTCACTGATGCCGACGTCGGTGGTGATGCCAACCGGGCCCACAGCGGCGTGGTCCCCGGAGGAGCCGCGACAAAGGACTCGAAGGGCCGGTATATTCATGAGGAGGTCTGGAAGTATCTCTTCACTCATCCCGTGGAGAATACCGGGGAGGCAATGACCCCGGATGAGGATTGCCAGATGGACCAGAGGAAGTGA
- a CDS encoding glucan biosynthesis protein translates to MIHRRILAASLATGLLTPALLHAEEFSFDTLREKARQIAAKPYAPHQAKLDDFWANLSYDQHRDIRFKMESGLWWDQGPFSIDFFHPGWTAKKTVEIHEVKDGDEKPLKFDTSLFDYGKNKIPAGTPPPPGYAGWRARTHLNSKEYMDEFLVFLGASYFRSIPKGAPYGLSARGLSINSGLPGVAEEFPDFTEFYLDHPEKDAKTLTATALLEGESVAGAYKFTVTPGEETVMDVEAELTLRRPVKQLGLAPFSSMFWFGENTHPRPYDFRPEVHDSDGFLMELGSGNLHYRPLEHTKDQFRHCVFTMESPRSWSLVQRDRSFASYQDVEAGYHNRPSVRVEPVSGFANGKLHLIEMPTIDETNDNVILVWEPTPAPEVGKPFRFHYRLVWMRDPKPSGLFTVRATRAGNPVQKPDEVLMTIDFAKPLNPEKKVGDPKWDDISKFKPVVTVNQPGVKLIHVGLTDLSMANVDDIPAGLGRSETIHMPQVLRAFFVLDPSKEVNDIDMTCELQDENGKVVSERWVYLWKRTH, encoded by the coding sequence ATGATCCACCGCCGCATCCTCGCCGCTTCGCTCGCCACTGGCTTGCTCACCCCTGCCCTGCTCCACGCTGAGGAGTTTTCCTTCGATACCCTGCGGGAAAAGGCGCGGCAAATTGCGGCGAAGCCCTACGCGCCACACCAAGCCAAGCTGGATGACTTCTGGGCAAACCTGAGCTACGACCAGCACCGCGACATCCGCTTCAAGATGGAGTCCGGCCTGTGGTGGGATCAGGGCCCCTTCTCCATCGATTTCTTCCACCCTGGTTGGACGGCCAAGAAGACCGTGGAGATCCATGAAGTGAAGGACGGCGACGAGAAGCCGCTCAAGTTCGATACCTCGCTCTTCGATTACGGGAAGAACAAGATTCCGGCAGGCACCCCGCCGCCTCCGGGCTACGCCGGATGGCGAGCACGCACGCACCTGAACTCGAAGGAATACATGGACGAGTTTCTGGTTTTCCTCGGAGCGAGCTACTTCCGCTCGATCCCGAAGGGCGCGCCCTACGGTCTCTCCGCCCGCGGCCTCTCCATCAACAGCGGCCTGCCCGGTGTCGCGGAAGAGTTCCCGGACTTCACCGAGTTCTACCTCGATCATCCGGAGAAGGATGCCAAAACCCTCACCGCCACGGCACTGCTTGAGGGCGAAAGCGTGGCCGGTGCCTACAAGTTCACCGTCACTCCCGGCGAGGAGACGGTGATGGATGTCGAGGCGGAGCTGACCCTGCGCCGTCCGGTCAAGCAGCTCGGGCTCGCCCCCTTCTCCAGCATGTTCTGGTTCGGCGAAAACACCCACCCGCGCCCCTACGACTTCCGCCCGGAAGTCCACGATAGCGATGGCTTTCTGATGGAGCTCGGCAGCGGCAATCTTCATTACCGCCCGCTGGAGCACACCAAGGATCAATTCCGCCACTGTGTCTTCACCATGGAGAGCCCGCGTTCCTGGTCACTGGTGCAGCGCGATCGTTCTTTCGCCTCCTATCAGGACGTCGAAGCTGGTTACCACAACCGCCCGAGCGTTCGCGTCGAGCCCGTCTCCGGCTTTGCGAACGGCAAGCTGCACCTCATCGAGATGCCGACCATCGACGAGACCAATGACAACGTGATCCTCGTTTGGGAACCCACGCCGGCACCAGAAGTGGGCAAACCTTTCCGCTTCCACTACCGCCTCGTCTGGATGCGCGATCCCAAGCCCTCCGGACTCTTCACCGTACGCGCGACCCGCGCCGGCAATCCGGTGCAGAAGCCGGACGAAGTGCTGATGACGATCGATTTCGCCAAGCCGCTGAACCCGGAAAAGAAAGTCGGCGATCCAAAGTGGGATGACATTTCGAAGTTCAAGCCGGTGGTCACCGTGAACCAACCCGGCGTGAAGCTCATCCACGTCGGCCTCACCGATCTCAGCATGGCAAATGTCGATGACATCCCTGCCGGTCTAGGCCGCAGCGAGACCATCCATATGCCACAGGTGCTGCGCGCCTTCTTCGTGCTCGATCCCTCGAAAGAGGTGAACGACATCGACATGACCTGCGAGCTGCAGGATGAAAACGGCAAAGTCGTCTCCGAGCGTTGGGTCTACCTTTGGAAGCGGACGCACTGA
- a CDS encoding SDR family oxidoreductase: protein MQKKVAIVTGAAHGIGNGIAWRLADEGWEVVAADLEATPEVSGVTSMKTDVTKETDLKMLVARTRKRFGRIDAIVSNAGIGEFKPLAESTLADWNRVIATNLTPAFLLAREAEQDLRAAKGAMVLVSSTRAHMSEPDTHAYSATKGGLVALTHSLAVSLGPDVRVNCVSPGWINVSGERLSKKDHSQHPVGRVGTPDDIAAAVSFLLSEQTGFITGAELIVDGGMTRKMIYH, encoded by the coding sequence ATGCAGAAGAAGGTCGCGATCGTCACCGGGGCAGCCCATGGAATTGGAAATGGCATCGCATGGCGGCTAGCCGATGAAGGGTGGGAAGTGGTGGCCGCGGATCTGGAGGCGACGCCCGAGGTCTCAGGGGTGACATCGATGAAAACGGATGTGACCAAGGAGACGGATCTCAAGATGCTGGTCGCGCGGACGCGGAAACGCTTCGGGAGAATCGATGCGATTGTCTCGAATGCGGGCATCGGTGAGTTCAAGCCGCTAGCCGAGTCCACGCTGGCAGATTGGAACCGGGTGATCGCCACGAATCTAACGCCTGCTTTCCTGTTGGCCCGCGAGGCAGAGCAGGACTTGCGCGCGGCGAAGGGAGCGATGGTGCTGGTTTCTTCAACGCGGGCTCACATGTCGGAGCCGGACACGCATGCCTACTCGGCGACGAAGGGTGGCTTGGTAGCGCTTACCCATTCGCTGGCGGTCAGCCTGGGGCCGGATGTGCGGGTGAACTGTGTATCTCCCGGCTGGATCAATGTCAGCGGAGAGCGGCTTTCGAAGAAGGATCACTCACAGCATCCGGTGGGACGTGTCGGTACGCCGGATGATATCGCTGCGGCGGTATCCTTCCTGCTTTCCGAGCAGACGGGCTTCATCACCGGTGCGGAGCTGATCGTGGATGGAGGGATGACGCGGAAGATGATCTATCACTAG
- a CDS encoding RluA family pseudouridine synthase, with the protein MIPPLRILFQDEHLVAIDKPAGMIVHRGRDEDPPEWIAMKRVRDELDREVHVLHRLDRPTSGVLIFALDRKTCALVQQEFEHRRVQKTYLAVVCGITPEQWVCDTPLQKSPEEPPLSALTHFETAMSAPEGSFTADPGLSLSLLKVTPTTGRYHQIRRHLLEADLPIVGDYRYAGRDRSDELGSILGTGSRMLLQAKTLLLKHPYTGEMMNLEAPADPDFCKCFPELAGEALPALG; encoded by the coding sequence ATGATCCCGCCGCTGCGCATTCTTTTTCAGGACGAGCATCTTGTCGCGATCGACAAGCCCGCGGGCATGATCGTGCACCGCGGCCGGGACGAGGATCCGCCGGAATGGATCGCCATGAAACGGGTCCGCGATGAATTGGACCGGGAAGTCCACGTCCTTCACCGCCTAGATCGTCCGACCTCCGGCGTGCTGATTTTCGCGCTCGATCGGAAAACCTGCGCTCTGGTGCAGCAGGAGTTCGAACACCGCCGAGTGCAGAAGACCTATCTGGCGGTGGTCTGCGGCATCACCCCGGAGCAGTGGGTCTGCGACACGCCGCTTCAGAAGAGCCCCGAGGAGCCGCCACTCTCCGCACTCACCCATTTCGAGACCGCGATGAGTGCACCAGAAGGTTCCTTCACGGCGGATCCTGGCCTCAGCCTTTCCTTGCTGAAGGTCACGCCAACCACCGGCCGCTATCATCAGATCCGCAGGCATCTGCTAGAGGCGGATCTTCCGATCGTGGGTGACTACCGCTATGCCGGTCGGGATCGCAGCGATGAACTCGGCTCGATCCTGGGAACCGGCTCGCGCATGCTTCTCCAAGCGAAGACGCTCCTTTTGAAGCATCCCTACACGGGAGAAATGATGAACTTGGAAGCTCCTGCAGATCCTGACTTCTGCAAGTGCTTTCCGGAACTGGCTGGAGAAGCGCTGCCTGCGCTCGGCTAG
- a CDS encoding TCR/Tet family MFS transporter, whose protein sequence is MARPKPAIIFIFITLFLDIFGIGVIVPVLPKLVEQLQGGDLEAAAHSVGWLGALYALMQFIFSPVLGSLSDRFGRRPVILGSLLGSGIDYLVLAWAPTMGWLYFARVVSGITAANISAASAYIADVTPPEKRAAGFGMIGAAFGLGFIAGPAIGGLLGAHDLRTPFFVAAGITLLNWLYGAFVLPESLAKENRRPFSWESAHPIKALVALKRWPIVFGLAGTHFLSVLSGNIYPALWVLYTGYRYGWDSKMVGWSLALVGILAAVVQAGLAGKVLKRIGEKRGIYVGLLGMAAAMFCYGSANKGWMIFAIIFVGSIAGIGSPATQSMISKAVPADEQGAVQGALNSIMSIAGILAPVLWTALFSWSIADERHTKVPGLAFYGASLASIAAVGLAWRAFRRAQPEAVQEA, encoded by the coding sequence ATGGCCCGGCCGAAGCCTGCGATCATTTTCATCTTCATCACGCTGTTCCTCGATATCTTCGGCATCGGCGTGATCGTCCCCGTGTTGCCGAAATTGGTGGAGCAACTTCAAGGAGGAGATCTCGAGGCGGCGGCTCATTCGGTGGGGTGGCTGGGGGCGCTGTATGCGCTGATGCAGTTCATCTTCTCGCCCGTGCTGGGCAGTCTCTCGGATCGCTTCGGGCGTCGGCCGGTGATCCTGGGATCGCTGCTCGGTTCCGGCATCGACTACCTGGTGCTGGCGTGGGCACCTACGATGGGTTGGCTCTATTTCGCGCGGGTCGTTTCCGGGATCACGGCGGCAAATATTTCCGCAGCCAGTGCCTACATCGCGGACGTCACGCCGCCGGAAAAGAGGGCCGCAGGTTTCGGGATGATCGGTGCGGCTTTCGGGCTCGGTTTCATCGCTGGCCCGGCCATCGGTGGTCTGCTGGGTGCCCATGACCTGCGCACGCCATTCTTCGTGGCCGCAGGGATCACGCTGCTGAACTGGCTCTATGGTGCCTTTGTCCTGCCGGAGTCGCTGGCGAAGGAGAACCGGCGTCCCTTCTCGTGGGAGAGCGCGCATCCGATCAAGGCGCTGGTTGCGCTGAAGCGCTGGCCGATCGTATTTGGCCTCGCAGGCACGCATTTCCTGAGCGTGTTGTCGGGAAATATCTATCCCGCATTATGGGTGCTCTACACTGGCTACCGCTATGGTTGGGATAGCAAGATGGTCGGGTGGTCGCTCGCCTTGGTCGGGATCCTGGCGGCAGTGGTGCAGGCAGGCTTGGCTGGGAAGGTGCTGAAGCGGATCGGCGAGAAGCGCGGTATCTACGTCGGCCTGTTAGGCATGGCGGCCGCGATGTTTTGTTATGGCAGCGCGAACAAGGGGTGGATGATTTTTGCGATCATCTTCGTGGGCTCGATCGCCGGGATCGGCTCGCCTGCGACGCAATCGATGATTTCCAAAGCGGTTCCCGCGGATGAGCAGGGGGCGGTGCAAGGCGCTTTGAACAGCATCATGAGCATCGCCGGGATCCTGGCACCGGTATTGTGGACAGCGCTGTTCTCTTGGTCGATCGCCGATGAACGGCACACGAAGGTGCCCGGCCTTGCTTTTTACGGGGCATCACTTGCTTCGATCGCGGCGGTGGGGCTGGCGTGGCGAGCTTTCCGGCGCGCGCAGCCGGAAGCGGTCCAAGAAGCTTGA